Below is a window of Plasmodium gaboni strain SY75 chromosome 6, whole genome shotgun sequence DNA.
acatCATTGAAGGTATTAcaattattaatattatcatcatacatgtttatattatcattacgctcatttatattatcatcgcattcatttatattatcatcgccttcatttatattatcatcgccttcatttatattatcatcgccctcatttatattatcatcgcattcatttatattatcatcgCACGCATTTACATTCTTATCGTCTGAAAAAATTTCATACACGTgacatattttattcaaataaataaaaatgcTTTTGCCATTCCTCCCTCTCAATTGATTAGCTTTTCCATTTTCTCCATCAGTAGCATAAAGAGATGTAGAAAGTTCACtcaaattatttatatatatatatttatctttattaCTATAAACAGTTTGGATTTTATTTCTCTTgggttttttttttatattttcctttCCATGTGTATAACATAAGTATATACTTCCACCATTTCCTCCTTTACCCCCATTAGGTATACCTAAAGATCCAAAAACTTTTCTTTTGTATTTTTTGAAGCTCATATGACCATTACCACCTGAGCCActtatacattttataattctttcactttcataaaatatagaCTTTTCTTTATTCTCTTTGTATAAATcaaaatttctttttatcaAAGGGTTATCTGTTTCTTCGCAAAAGTTCTTTTCTTCCTTTTCTTGTgctttttctttttttgaTACTTTCCCATATACCTTTTTAATCTTAGTATTTTCTAACTTATCTACAATAGTAATACTACAGCTGGAATAATTGAAAATACTTTTCTTGAAAATATTCCTACTTTTTAATTGCTtctttaataatatttcgttcatatattttaaagaatttaTCATTGGAAAATAGAACCATCTTGACATGAAAAATAgtcaaaatataaataaatgttatttatatatgcatttatgctttataacaaaaaaaaaaaataaataataaaaaaaaaaatcaaaatgaataatatatataatatatatatatatatatgtatatattttttattatgtgACACATAATAGTTAGCCATAAATTGcacatattatatatatatataatgtgttcttttttttttttttttttttttttttttttttttttttttttttttttttttttttttttttttaaatttttaatttttttaaaaaaagttttttttttaaaaaaaaaaaaaaaaaaaatttaaatataatttNNNNNNNNNNNNNNNNNNNNNNNNNNNNNNNNNNNNNNNNNNNNNNNNNNNNNNNNNNNNNNNNNNNNNNNNNNNNNNNNNNNNNNNNNNNNNNNNNNNNNNNNNNNNNNNNNNNNNNNNNNNNNNNNNNNNNNNNNNNNNNNNNNNNNNNNNNNNNNNNNNNNNNNNNNNNNNNNNNNNNNNNNNNNNNNNNNNNNNNNNNNNNNNNNNNNNNNNNNNNNNNNNNNNNNNNNNNNNNNNNNNNNNNNNNNNNNNNNNNNNNNNNNNNNNNNNNNNNNNNNNNNNNNNNNNNNNNNNNNNAAAAAAAAAGCCAACAAAAAAATACCAAAAATTgtatcataatatattagataagtacacatatatatatttattttttttttttattttaactattattatacataatgttattattatattattggtgaaaaaaaaaaaaaaatgaaaataaaaaaaaataaataaaataaaatagaaataaaaaaaaaaaaaaaaaaaaaaaaaattaaaacatatgACTAGaccaaaaaatatataagattatagataataaaaaaaaaaaaaaaaaaaaaaaaaaaaaaaaaaaaaaaaaaaaaaaaaaaaaaaaaaaaaaaattaaaacatatgACTAGaccaaaaaatatataagattatagatattatatattttgcgtattattttattattatatatatatttttttttttttttttttttgttattttattttttttcctgAACAATTCagaattattaataaaaagctataattctataaaacataaaataaaaaatttacatataCATTGTAAAGTATATCtctatttatatgaaaaatatatatatataaatatatatttctttaaaGTGATAACACTAAATATTTAAtgttacatatatatatatatatatatatgtatttttttttttttttttttgttacATAAGTTCTTAATTTTGGTGAAAGCTAgctatttttttttttttttttttttaatgaaaaatGTGCGTTGCTTATTTTACTTTTGCAATTTATTCATCCACGACAGTGATAGAAAAACATATTACAATTTAAGGATAAACAAAATCCcgaataataataatgtagAAAGGAACAGACTATATGATATACCAGAAGATCACTACAATTATTTAGAAAAGAGTAGGaataatgaatatgaagacattttaaatgaaattatttaCGAGTATGAAGAAGAAAGTCTTAAGAGAAAGAAGGAAGAACAAAAAAGGAAAGAAGAATTGAAAAAGAGagaacaaataaaaaaaaaagaaaatgaaaatgaaaaaatatataataataataataataataataaaacaaatgaGAAACCAaatgatatttataaaaacgAAAATGTTAATTTAATACCAGattattttcttaaaaaCACAGTTAAGGAGGATGAAACTGAAGAGAAGgaaaaagatgaaaattCATCTATGAGAgatgaaataaaaagaattgaaagatttaaagaaaataacatattaaatttatgtaatttaaattatgacatattaaatttgttattaaagaaagaattaaaaaatataaataatgaagacGAATCAGATaatcaatataataaaataagtTTATTTCTTGAAACACAAATAAATAGATCTAAGGGTGaagaaaatttatatattgatgATAGTGTTGGTAgatattttgtaaatattgATGACGATATAATTAATTCAATTACAGAAAAGGaattacattttttaaaaaatgagaTATATAGAAGTGTTatctttttaaaatataagtaTTTGAAAAGTTATAAGACAGCTATTCATAATTTAAAGCAGgaaaaaaagataaaaacaaaagaaataaataagcATGTGTCCGTGGTATATgaagatgataataatgaagaatCATTAAATGAGGATgttacaaataataaaaatgaaaataatgatgaaaatgaCAATGACAATAACGATGATGataatcatttttatacaaataataaaagtgTTAGTAATGAATcagataataataatttatcttTAGATCAACTTGAAAAGATTGATCAAGTATTATCCATGCAAAATATTCAAGAATTTATTGATGCCAATCAAAGACTTAATTTAttgaagaaaaattatgaagatttaaaaaattttaacatatttgaaataatagataaaaataaatttctAAGCAgttttaaaataaaaaatataaatttttatcaataCAACTGTTCGGTGTTATATGACACAATGAATAAGTTCGTTAAaggaataaaaaaagtaaaagataaaaataattctgATGAGAATGACAAAAATTTAATGgagaacaaaaaaaataaaaaccaacaaaatgatgatacaattaatagtagtagtagtagtagtggtaattataataataattcttcagaacatattcaaaaaaattattcatatatatgtatcccaaaaattaatgattttaattttttcaaagAAGAGAATAAATCAATCGTTATTAATCTTTCAACAAATAAATGTGATATGGATAATgacaaaaataaattccCTATTACtaatgaattaaatattGAAACAAAAAAAGGTATACTTGTTTTAAGTGCtcatgataataatatacaagTGAGTGTAAGAAATATCTGTGATAAAATTTCTTACTTAACACAAAGCTTTGTAATATGTCCTCATATgaattataaagaaaatgatttacaaaataaaaaaatcattttaagaattataatgttaatgttattttattttaatattaaacaTATGTATGTTATTTGTTTAGACAATGAAAGCTCcatgtttttatataacttTTTGAATGCATATAAgaatgatgataatatatctCCTAATGACgacaataataatttgtttaGGAGTTTGTTATTTGATAAGAATgaatcatataaaaaaaagaattataataatatacaagATGATAACTATGTATATGCTAGattaaatgaaataaaattctctcatatttttaatgatAAATTTGTTCCCTTATTTTCTgtaaaagatatatttaaaaattatgtcTTCTTAATGAATAAAgagaaatatttttttgacATATCTTTTTTCAAACGTTCTTGTTTGTTCATGTTTTTAGATGAACACGCcaataaaaaaaatcacGTAAAATCAACAAGTATACAacatttcttttattataaaaaatttgattatccatatatatataatatagataataattattgCATAAACACATTGAAACGTTTCAATGAAATTTTGTTATATCTAACATCATGGATAGATATATTTCATACAAGCGAAGAGGAACATAATGATTCTCAAGAGGGGGATCAATTAAATGAGGAAGATGAgcaaaaacaaaatgatCAACACCCAAATGAACAGGATGATGAAATGTTTGGAGACGACAAACAAATAGAAGATGAATATGATTATGATGACAATGATGAAGAATTTAATGGATCAGAAGAAGATAATGTTGAAAATAGGggttattataatgataataatgaaatgAAAAGCAAGGGTCACTACGGAAATTCAAAAAGTATAAgatcataaaaatatggatgtgtacatataaatatatgtatatatgtatattatattttaaaaacaaaaaaaaaaaaaaaaaaaacatatatatatatatatatttatttatttatttatttatatgttgtATTAATCCCACAATTGAACTTCCTTGTTATAAAATGAACAAGAtagataaatattttttttttcattttttgGCCTTAACATATCAATAACATCAATTCCATATGTTAATTCGTTATTGTTGAAAATACCCTTATCATAAATGAaatctaaaaaaaaaagggCAAATGACACAAATAAGGaattgtatttatatatattttttataaaaaattatggttatatatttaatttaccattgtttgattttttaaatatcTTTGCCCCTCCATCACAGGCAGCCACGAGCAAATTGTCCACGCaattatttcttaaatgaaggggaaaataaaaaaaaaaaaaaaaaaaaaaagagatatgtatatattacataaatgtaatacacataaaaaatatatatataatatatatatatttgtatacactttttatttcttaCTTGTATAAAAATTTCATCCTCCATATGCTTGAGTTTACGTCAACTGTTTGAATTGGCTGATGAATATTTCGTAAATCAAAAATGCGTATATTATTGTCATACCtaaaaagaagaagataaaccgattaaataaataaatatataaaaatataatatatttatttttttttttttttttttttttttttttttttttttttgtacGATGCTGTATATAATAGCTCGCTGAAATTTTCAAATTTCACTGCCGTTATTCCTTGAGTGTGAGATCTAAATAAGAAGGAAGTTTagtcatatatataaatatttaatatatatatatatatatatatttatttgtttatttatttattttttttttttttttttataaaacatactttttatttttctgCGAAATAGTGGTAGTTCTTAAATCCCATATAACAAAAGAACAATCATCCGAACCTTTTACATTTtaaagaacaaaatatatatatatatatatatatatatatgtatacatttattaatattgaaaaaatatttcatgTGAAATACATTACATACCGGTTGTTATTACATTTTCGTTTCCATTGAATGTACAACTCCATACATGATATTCGTGTGctttcctttttttatttaaaaaaaaaaaaatccacatatatatatataaatatatatatatatatatatatatatatatgtattatttatttctaaCCATGTTTTTTCTTGTTGACCGTGGACCAGCAAACACATATCTCCATTACTGAAagatatacatatttttctaaata
It encodes the following:
- a CDS encoding hypothetical protein (conserved Plasmodium protein, unknown function) — its product is MKNVRCLFYFCNLFIHDSDRKTYYNLRINKIPNNNNVERNRLYDIPEDHYNYLEKSRNNEYEDILNEIIYEYEEESLKRKKEEQKRKEELKKREQIKKKENENEKIYNNNNNNNKTNEKPNDIYKNENVNLIPDYFLKNTVKEDETEEKEKDENSSMRDEIKRIERFKENNILNLCNLNYDILNLLLKKELKNINNEDESDNQYNKISLFLETQINRSKGEENLYIDDSVGRYFVNIDDDIINSITEKELHFLKNEIYRSVIFLKYKYLKSYKTAIHNLKQEKKIKTKEINKHVSVVYEDDNNEESLNEDVTNNKNENNDENDNDNNDDDNHFYTNNKSVSNESDNNNLSLDQLEKIDQVLSMQNIQEFIDANQRLNLLKKNYEDLKNFNIFEIIDKNKFLSSFKIKNINFYQYNCSVLYDTMNKFVKGIKKVKDKNNSDENDKNLMENKKNKNQQNDDTINSSSSSSGNYNNNSSEHIQKNYSYICIPKINDFNFFKEENKSIVINLSTNKCDMDNDKNKFPITNELNIETKKGILVLSAHDNNIQVSVRNICDKISYLTQSFVICPHMNYKENDLQNKKIILRIIMLMLFYFNIKHMYVICLDNESSMFLYNFLNAYKNDDNISPNDDNNNLFRSLLFDKNESYKKKNYNNIQDDNYVYARLNEIKFSHIFNDKFVPLFSVKDIFKNYVFLMNKEKYFFDISFFKRSCLFMFLDEHANKKNHVKSTSIQHFFYYKKFDYPYIYNIDNNYCINTLKRFNEILLYLTSWIDIFHTSEEEHNDSQEGDQLNEEDEQKQNDQHPNEQDDEMFGDDKQIEDEYDYDDNDEEFNGSEEDNVENRGYYNDNNEMKSKGHYGNSKSIRS